A section of the Pseudorasbora parva isolate DD20220531a chromosome 2, ASM2467924v1, whole genome shotgun sequence genome encodes:
- the LOC137091578 gene encoding nuclear factor 7, ovary-like: MASQAEYDFHCPVCCEIFKDPVVLSCSHSFCKECLQQFWRTMETQECPVCRISSRHEPSINLELKNLCKLFLKKIHSSEELCSLHGEKLEFFCLEDKQPVCLVCFTSQTHITHKLRSIDEVASSYKEELKTALKSLQEKHKHKEGEFEKTVQHIKSQAEHTELQIKQQFEKLHQFLRDEEEATITALREEEQQKKQMMKEKLEEMNRNISALSHTIKDMEEEMIEAKYVCFLKEFPVLMERVQISQPDPQMASGALIHVPRYLGNLPFRVWKKMQDIVQYTPVILDPNTAHPRVVLSEDLTSVRYIWDEQPLPDNPERFDICECVLGSEGFNSGTHCWDVEVKESECWSLGVTTASNQRKGRNICNTDVWSVQYDPYKLGGSGFQVEEDLDRVRVYLDYDGGTVSFSDPETNTHLHTFTTTFTDTLFPFFCNLDESRCLRIVSVKL, encoded by the exons atggCTTCACAAGCTGAGTATGATTTCCATTGTCCAGTGTGTTGTGAAATCTTCAAGgatcctgttgttttatcatgTAGTCACAGTTTCTGTAAAGAGTGTCTTCAACAGTTCTGGAGAACGATGGAAACTCAGGAGTGTCCTGTCTGCAGGATATCGTCAAGACATGAACCTTCAATTAATCTTGAgttaaaaaacttgtgcaaGTTGTTCCTGAAGAAGATTCATTCATCTGAGGAGCTCTGCAGTTTACACGGAGAGAAACTGGAATTCTTCTGTCTGGAGGACAAACAGCCGGTGTGTCTGGTGTGCTTTACTTCACAGACACACATCACTCACAAATTAAGGTCCATCGATGAAGTGGCTTCATCATATAAG GAGGAGCTCAAAACAGCACTAAAGTCTTTACAagagaaacacaaacacaaagaagGAGAGTTTGAGAAAACAGTTCAACACATCAAG TCTCAAGCTGAGCACACAGAGCTTCAGATTAAACAGCAGTTTGAGAAGCTTCATCAGTTTCTCAGAGATGAAGAAGAAGCTACGATCACTGCACTGAGGGAGGAAGAGCAGCAGAAGAAGCAGATGATGAAGGAGAAGCTGGAGGAGATGAACAGAAACATCTCAgctctttcacacacaatcaAAGACATGGAGGAGGAGATGATAGAAGCCAAATACGTCTGCTTTCTGAAG GAGTTTCCAGTCTTAATGGAAAG AGTCCAGATTTCACAGCCGGATCCACAGATGGCTTCTGGAGCTTTGATTCATGTGCCTCGGTACTTGGGCAACCTGCCGTTCAGAGTCTGGAAGAAGATGCAGGACATCGTCCAATACA CTCCTGTGATTCTGGATCCAAACACGGCTCATCCACGTGTCGTCCTGTCTGAAGATCTGACCAGTGTGAGATACATCTGGGACGAACAACCTCTTCCTGATAATCCAGAAAGATTTGACATATGTGAGTGTGTTCTGGGTTCAGAGGGTTTTAACTCAGGAACACACTGCTGGGATGTGGAGGTTAAAGAGAGTGAATGCTGGAGTCTTGGAGTAACCACAGCATCAAACCAGAGGAAGGGACGCAATATCTGTAACACTGATGTCTGGAGTGTGCAGTATGATCCGTACAAACTGGGTGGGTCTGGTTTTCAAGTTGAAGAGGATCTTGATCGTGTGAGAGTGTATCTTGACTATGACGGAGGAACGGTGTCATTTTCTGATCCTGAAACTAAcacacatctgcacacattcaCAACCACCTTCACTGACACACTCTTTCCATTCTTCTGTAATCTTGATGAAAGTAGATGTCTAAGGATTGTATCAGTTAAACTGTAA